The Pyrus communis chromosome 8, drPyrComm1.1, whole genome shotgun sequence region CTGCGGCCGCCTTCTGTGGCCGTATTACACGTCTGAGACTGCCTCTGAATGATTTCTTGAACTTGTAAATCAGCAAAAGAGGGAATGCCTTGTATCGATAATTCCGGAAAAACAGGCATGCTTATAATTTGCTTGGCTGCTCTTACCACTTCACCCCTTCTTGCTGAGACCATATATTTTCGGGGCGGCAATTTTCCATTGCTGTCTCTCATGCATGCCTTTGTTGCAAGAGAAAATATTGAGCACATTGTACAATTACACTTCTTCTCAAAACTTCGTCGTTAATATATACAGATTGAAACATGAGATGGGTCTTAAACATATGAACACAACATCTTCTAGACATTTTactgtttaattaaaaacttaaaaatatgataaattaaTCTTATATGGTGAGGAAAATAGTAAGATTCTCTGTCCTTTtaatctctttttttcttttctcttatcTAAACAGTTATAGTTAAACCACATCAACAATATGCAtcaaactttttataaaaaagtaaagacaaaaaataaaatgtgaaaAAGGGAAAGGAAACAAGAGAAAATATAATGGGAGAGAATCTCATTTGAATTGCATATTTTACATATCTTACGTACTGTCTACCCGGTCATTGTCACAATGTACTAGGTAgaataaattatacaaaataGTAGTAGTAATAAAAAACAGCAACGAAAATCTTGACAGGTGTGAAAcaaaatctgccgttgatgtGATCTGTCTTTATTTTATATCACATGGAAAACGTGCTTAcattatattttcattttccgAGTGTATCAATTTAAATTACACAAAGCAAGGTCTGGTTGAAATATGAGAAATGTCTGCTAGGTGACCTTAACCttatcaacacacacacacacacacatatatatatatatatatatatatatatcatgtttTTTGCGTTCTGTTGAAGGAAAGGCGCACGACTGGCAAGATCATGTTGATTATGACGGTCCATTGCATACTAGGAAGAAGTTCACCATGCatgatatatataattttaatataaaaaataacgGTCAAACCAATATTTTTGCACATTCATTGACCTGGCTTTAGAGAGTTTAAAGAACATTCTAGGCACTTAGCATAAACCCTAAATTGTGCCATTATTGCACAATATGTAGCTAGGAGCCATTAACGAACTTGTCAGTATTTTTAGATGTGAGAACCAATATGGTATCTGAAAGTctggaaatttatatgaaagaatAGATATATGTTCTTGATTTATCAACATCTGGGCGTTTGTAGTCCAACGGTTAGGATAATTGCCTTCCAAGCAATAGACCCGGGTTCGACTCCCGGCAAACgcatcatttatttatttatactttttttattttttttattttttttactgatgcaaagaaaataaaagtttaaaaatagaaaacaaggAGCGatggaacaaaaaaaattaaaaatcccattgtcattttttttaacgAGTAATACAAGATACTCACAAAACACAACcacattgtttaatttttctatgttttttcttttattagatAATATATAGTATTtcgtgttaaaaaaaaatgaagatacaTTTCTATCTTGTATTggtaaatatatataatgaattttttttataatcaaaataCCTTACAAATCAAGTctggtaaatatatatatatatatatatatatattttttttttttttttctttcttggtcAATGTGATCTCCAGTTTTGgtctaacaagttcaaatacaaagatgAATTTAGCTTTTTCTCTCTGAAGTTTGGGGTGTGAGGTTTACAATTCAAACATCCCCTTTCATGTTTAAGTTAGATCAGTTGATCGTGATAGTATTTCTGTCTCTTTATGTTAAGATTTTATCTAATGACACTATATTAGTTCATTTTATTCTTTGTATTGGTCAGTCTTTAACTAACAGTTGTTAGTCTGTTCTAGTGGTTTTGGTTGTTAGTTTATTAGGCCTCAAATTGTGGTCGGGATTTTGGGATTCGCTTATATATTAGCAGTATTTGTGCTGAGCTCTTCTCATGCGAATTGTATTCTCATCTTGTTAATAAGAACTGCAATCCTACACTAGGGTTAAGGTACAACATGCTCTATTATTTTGTATTCAAGTTTGAATTCTCGTTCAACGACAACAACAAAACCTTATattactaaatgaaatcgaTTGTATGAATCTTAATATGTCACTGTTCTCGATTTTGCACTTTATTTCTCCtttaacaaaacaagaaaataaaaatagttacTTGTGTTCCACCTACCCACTTGTAAATCGTAGTTGCATTAAGAAAGGGAAACTTTAATCCAAAGAAAAGTTATGTCTCCTAGTTTTTTTCAATCATTCAAGATGGATATTGAGTTGGAAGAGGATTTTCTCCATAtccactttgtggggatcctagggatctcCATATCCTaaccgttcattgtacattatGCGGCCAGTTTTCGTcagattatatttttgtttaatttaaattaaaaagttaaataatttctgatcgtaAGATACacgatgaatgattaagatgtGATGATCCCTAAGATCCCCACAAAGTGAATCATGATGGGATCCAATTTCTATTGACTCCACCACCATGAACTAGAAGCCATTATAAAGGACAATAATAGCCGGAAAATTTTGCTAAATCCAacacaaaaaatacaaaaacaaatcattcactTGCCAAGGAAAACATATCTTAATTTCTCAACTTGCATGAATTATTgactttgtatttttatttttaatggaaTACACGAATGGCCTTGTATCAATCTATCATAGGCTCATGGCTCATGTGACATGTCAATCCCCACACGAACAATATGAAAAATGCATGCTTTGTTATATGCGTAAATTTGATATGGACCTTACTTCCCCAGTGAAAATATCAGCtgtcttctttctttttatgcAAACGGCAGCTGCCTTCTTTGACTGTCAACCCTAATAAGATTTGCTACAATATTTTGGTGCAAATTTTTTAGTACCACGATCAGCTTTTTTTGTGATTTGTTGATACACTTATTAATATATTATGAGCAGACAATAGAGTTGATGTATATAGGTTTTTAAGTATAAATGTTATTTTATACTACCCTGCactcaaaaaaatgaaaaaaaaaaaatgtgatcgATGCAGTAGGTAAAGAGGAAAGACCTAACCATTAAAAAAATCCAGCACTAATTATAATACAGTTGATAAAGTTAAAGcagtttaattaaaatttgagcgctttaataaaaaaactaaaaatcagcTCAGGTATAACTCTTTCTCTCGGTACTTGGTTCTTGTAGTTATGCAGTAAAGAGTGTGAAAATGATAGAATTCAGCTGGGAAAGTAAATCttctaatatttaattaataaaatgtaGAATTTGTGCGGTTAAATCTagttatttgtgtttttaatgAGAAAGATACATGTATTATCCAATGTAAAAAGAATACATGTATTAAATCTGAATAAATCAAGATTCTAAAAAATACTAAGCGCTAGTCGGATGGTGGGCTGCGGTCTAGCGCCTAGACCGGGCCTAGacagatttaattaaatatcgtgtaaataagtgtttgtttatacttaaaatatatataattacatcataaattacaaaatagaatgacatatatattatgaagtattaaaatataatgaaaatatagGGAACAAGTATATAATTTGTGTTCATTTTAGCATACAACAAGtttcttataatttattaaaaaaataataaaaaacaaaaattatatattttatgtttaactGAATTGCAATCTAGACAAGTGTCTAAGTGTGTTTGAACGAACTAGACGGGTGCCTGACGTCTCATCAAAATCCAACTGCATCCGTATTTGaatgacccaaaaaaataaaaaataaaaaagatcccCAATAGGACTCTACCTTCTTTTAAGTTAAATACAGGCCGAAGACTTTGACTCAGCAAACTGTCACACGAGCCACAAAACCAAGAGTTCACTGTGGAACCTTCTCCTCCAAAAACTCCAATGGTTCATCAAGACCTTCCCATCACCACCGCCGCAACGACCACAACCGCCGCCACAAACCGAAAGAAACTCACCCTCATCCCTCTTATCTTTCTCATCTACTTCGAAGTCGCCGGTGGCCCTTATGGGGAAGAGCCTGCAGTCAAAGCCGGCGGACCCCTTTTCGCCATTCTCGGCTTCCTCATCTTCCCATTCATCTGGAGTGTCCCGGAAGCTCTCATCACTGCCGAGCTCTCCACCGCCTTCCCTGGAAATGGTGGTTTTGTCATCTGGGCAGACCGCGCTTTCGGCCCTTTCTGGGGCTCTTTGATGGGAACCTGGAAGTTTCTCAGCGGAGTCATCAACATCGCAGCATTTCCGGTTCTTTGCATTGATTACATGGACAAGATAATCCCTGCTTTCGAATCCGGTTGGCCTAGGTATCTTGCAATCTCTGTTTCAACTCTGATTCTTTCTTTCGTAAACTATACCGGTTTAACTATTGTTGGATATGCTGCTGTTCTTCTCGCTATCGCTTCGCTTTCACCTTTTATTTTGATGTGTTTGATTGCCATTCCGAAGATTCATCCTCACCGTTGGTTGAGTCTCGGGCAGAAGGGTGTGAAGAAAGATTGGAACTTGTTCTTCAACACCCTCttttggaatttaaatttttgggaCAACGTGAGTACTTTAGCTGGGGAAGTAGATAACCCCCAGAAAACTTTTCCGGTGGCTCTTTTCGTGGCGGTGATCTTTACTTGCTTGGCGTACTTGTTCCCACTTTTCGCTGTGATTGGTTCGGTTAATGTGGATCAAACTAGATGGGGTTCTGGATTTCATGCCGAGGCTGCTGAAATGATCGCTGGAAAATGGTTGAAGTATTGGATTGAAGTTGGTGCAGTGTTATCAGGGATTGGACTTTTTGAAGCACAACTAAGCAGTTGTGGTTACCAACTTCTCGGTATGGCGGATATAGGGTTCTTGCCTAAGTTTTTCGCTCTTCGGTCCAAGAGGTTTAACACCCCGTGGGTCGGAATTTTACTTTCCACAGTGATCACTCTTGGAGTTTCCTTCATGAACTTTACAGATATTGTATCATCTGCAAATTTCTTGTATAGTTTGGGAATGCTATTGGAATTTTCAGCTTTTCTTTGGTTGAGGAGGAAGTCGCCGACATTGAAGAGGCCTTTTCGAGTTCCGATGAGGATGCCAGGTTTGGTGATCATGTGCTTGATTCCATCTGGGTTTTTGGTCTTCATTATGGCTATTGCTACCAAGACTGTGTACTTGATCAGCGGTTTGATGACCGTGGCGGGGATCGGATGGtactttttaatgaaattttgcaAGTCGAAGAAATTTTGTGTGTTCAGTACTATTGAAGTTGAAGAAGGATGACAACCAGAAATTGCTTGTTAGACTGTTAGTTGTGAACCATTTCGAATGGCATGGAATAGGGAAGATTTTACGTGATTGAATCTCTTTTGTGATAAAGAAATCGAGATACGATTGATCAAAGTACAATTTGTTTATATTCAGTTCTATTAAAATCGAAGAAAAATGTCAAATGACATGAAGTTGTATGGTTTTGCTGCTGTAACTTGTTTCGATCTTATGATAATTTCCCAAGTAAATTATAAACATACAACACTCTGTTCATGGAACTCTACAATTTTCTGTCCCTATTCCACTCTCTCGCCTGCTTTCAAACAAGATTCACAGTTCACACAATTTTTACGGCATATTGGTACCGTATCTGACATGAACATAGGTTTTTCATGCTTCATTTTAACTCAATATGCCATACTAGTGGGAAAAATACTCGGCTCCTTACAAGTACACAGTATTTCCTCGATATACACAACTCATAATTTGACATACATTTGCAAGGACTCTTGTCTTTGAGGTTTTAGTGAGTTGTTTCAGTGTGTCTCTTTGAGGTTTTAGTGAGTCGCTTCAGCATACGTATGAACATTTTCTCTTTATAGACAACTCAGTTTGAAACGCGTAAACTCTTCATTTTGTGATTTGAGTGAGTCACTTCAATATATGCGTCTACTTGTGATTTGCAAATTAAGGCGAAATGGCTTCTTACAAGTAAGGAACCAAGCAATGTTCATACCGAATTACGAGATGAAAGGCTCAAACATTGGTACCATTCTATTGTTAAAATTACCAAGAACAgaaaaaatcatatataaaatTTCCTTAAGAAAACCAGATGTACACAATCATAACATTAAACAGCCTAGTTTCTTTCCTCgtagtccaattttttttccccCAAATTGAACTCAAACCACATCTTTGATTTGCTGAGATTCATCAAAAAGTACCAGCCAACACCAAAAAGAGTCATCAATGCACTAACCAAATAAACAGCTTTGGTGCCGACAGCCAAAACATACACCAAAAACACAGATGGAATCAAGCACATAACCACCAACCCTAGCAATCCCATTGGAACTTTGAATGGCCTCTTCAGAGCTGGAAATTTCACTCGCAACCAAATAAAAGAAGCGAATTCCAACAGCATTCCCAAACTGTACAAGAAATTTGCAGAAGATATGATGTCTGTGAAATCCAAGAAAGAAACAGCAAGTGCAATCACTGTTGAAATTAGAATCCCTAGCCAGGGGGTGTTGAACCATTTGGACCGTGCCCCGAAAATCTTCGGTAAAAACCCCAAGTTTGCCATACCCAAAAGCTGGTATGCACTGCTGCTCAATTGTGCCTCAAAAAGTCCAATAATAGATAAAACTGCACCAATTTCAATCCAGAATTTCAACCATTTCCCAGCAATCATTTCTCCAGCAGAAGCTAAATATCCATCAACCCAACTCTCTTGGTCAAGTGGAATAGCCCCAGTTGCAGCCAGGAGAGGGATTATGTAGCCCAAACATGTGAGAATCCCAGCTGaaaaaagtgcttttgggaAAAGCTTTTGGGGTTGCTCTACTTCTCCGGCTAGAGTACTAgcattgtcccaaaaattcaagTTCCAAAATAGGGTGTTGATAAATAAAGTCCAATCTTTTTTCACACCCTTTTCACCCAAACTGATCCATCTGCTTGGATGAATTTTTGGAATTGCAATCAAAGACATCAAGATAAACGGGCAAAGTGAaacaattcctaaacctactgcAGTGTATCCGACAATGCTCAAACCAGAGTAGTTGAGAAAAGATAGAACTAAAGTAGAGATAAGTGTGGCGAAAAATCGCGGTAAGCCGGAAGCAAAAATGGGGATTACCAGCTTGAGATAGTCCACACAAAGAATTGGGTATGAAGCTAAGTTGATGACACCACTGAGGAATTTCCAAGATCCCATGAGGGATCCCCAGAAGGGGCCAAATGCCTGGTGTGCCCAGATGACGAAACCGCCATTTCCGGGGAAGGTGGTGGAGAGCTCGGCGGTGACAAGGGCCTCAGGGATGCTCCAAATGAAGGGGAAGATGAGGAAGCCAAGGATAGCAAAGAGAGGGCCAGCTGCCCCCACAGCTGATTCTTCACCATAAGGACCTCCAGAGACTTCAAAGTAGATGAGGAAGACTAGTGGGAGAAGGGCTAGTTTCTTGGGGTTTTTGGGGCTGATTTGGGGTTGTGATTCGGTTTCTTGTTGGTCCAGAAGGGGTTGGGAAATTTGGGAGCTTGGAGAAGATTCCGAGGCGCTCATGCTGAGCCTCTCAACTGTTGGGAATTAATCAGATTCAATGATCACATATTTCACATGGGGTTTTGATGGTTTGGCATTCCTCTCCTGTTGGTGGGTCTTGGGGGACCCCAAGATTTTGAAAAGTGGTTGGGTAAAATCAAAGAAAGGGCATTGCCATTGATCATGTGGTCACTTATAtaaggaattttaacgaaatgtttatgatattatttttttaacaaaaaatcatatttttatattaaaaatcaattctgatattatttattttatcttttattttgtttttatcgttaaaatttaaaattttcaacttttttcattaattttcctttatatatatatatatatatatgcatgtgtaaATGTGTAAATATTTGACATTTGACAATTGTGTTGTTAATTATTGAACGGCACTTCATTTCTTGTTAAAGTAGCTTTTGGGTCTGAAATCCATTTTTAGGCCAAGTTGTTAGAAGTCGGCCCAGAAGGGAGACTGCGGGTGTCGGCCTTATAGTGTAGTGGTGATGGAGTGGTCCTAGACGAAATAGGGCTATTTGAGGATCATGATTTGCTTCTTGTTGAGATTTGAGTTAATTGCTAAAGGATCATGATTGAATCTTTGgatcaaccttttttttttttttgggttgaaaaACGGTGCTAACACAAAAGCCCAAACAAAACTAATCAATAATAAATCTATACAGAGACATTTCGAGACGATCCTCAAGAACAAAACTATTGAATAAGAAGGAGGATTGTTAAAGTAAAAGTTGTCTAAAAATCCAAATCAAGATTATAGGTCGATAAACTATCTGCCACAAATTTTTTTCTCTATAGACATGTCGAAGTTTCGTATTACCATGACCTTGAAAGCAACTCTCGACAAGCCAAGGAACTGAAGAATGATTATTGCCAGCAGCTTGCAGCACCAAATGAATTGTGAGTGTAGATTTTGATTCCACCAATAATTTATCAATCTGTAATCTCCATGGCAATTGTAATCCCAAATAAAGGCCTCATTGCTTAGCAGTGGGAATCTCACATTTGCCCAAAATTGgtgcaaaacccaaaaatccattTATCATCAGCATCTCTTAAAACACCACTTGCTCTAAGAGAATTATTATTTGGGTCAAGCATTATGGTCATAAAACTTTACAGTCTTGAATAATAATCTAGTAAGCTAAACAACCGAGCGTTTGTAGTCCAAAGGTTAGGATAATTGCCTTCCAAGCAATAGACCCGGGTTCGACTCCCGGCAAAcgcattattttttttctaattttttttattttttattcggGGTTCATGAATTacgcaccattc contains the following coding sequences:
- the LOC137741961 gene encoding probable polyamine transporter At3g13620, encoding MVHQDLPITTAATTTTAATNRKKLTLIPLIFLIYFEVAGGPYGEEPAVKAGGPLFAILGFLIFPFIWSVPEALITAELSTAFPGNGGFVIWADRAFGPFWGSLMGTWKFLSGVINIAAFPVLCIDYMDKIIPAFESGWPRYLAISVSTLILSFVNYTGLTIVGYAAVLLAIASLSPFILMCLIAIPKIHPHRWLSLGQKGVKKDWNLFFNTLFWNLNFWDNVSTLAGEVDNPQKTFPVALFVAVIFTCLAYLFPLFAVIGSVNVDQTRWGSGFHAEAAEMIAGKWLKYWIEVGAVLSGIGLFEAQLSSCGYQLLGMADIGFLPKFFALRSKRFNTPWVGILLSTVITLGVSFMNFTDIVSSANFLYSLGMLLEFSAFLWLRRKSPTLKRPFRVPMRMPGLVIMCLIPSGFLVFIMAIATKTVYLISGLMTVAGIGWYFLMKFCKSKKFCVFSTIEVEEG
- the LOC137741960 gene encoding probable polyamine transporter At3g13620, which codes for MSASESSPSSQISQPLLDQQETESQPQISPKNPKKLALLPLVFLIYFEVSGGPYGEESAVGAAGPLFAILGFLIFPFIWSIPEALVTAELSTTFPGNGGFVIWAHQAFGPFWGSLMGSWKFLSGVINLASYPILCVDYLKLVIPIFASGLPRFFATLISTLVLSFLNYSGLSIVGYTAVGLGIVSLCPFILMSLIAIPKIHPSRWISLGEKGVKKDWTLFINTLFWNLNFWDNASTLAGEVEQPQKLFPKALFSAGILTCLGYIIPLLAATGAIPLDQESWVDGYLASAGEMIAGKWLKFWIEIGAVLSIIGLFEAQLSSSAYQLLGMANLGFLPKIFGARSKWFNTPWLGILISTVIALAVSFLDFTDIISSANFLYSLGMLLEFASFIWLRVKFPALKRPFKVPMGLLGLVVMCLIPSVFLVYVLAVGTKAVYLVSALMTLFGVGWYFLMNLSKSKMWFEFNLGEKKLDYEERN